A genomic segment from Candidatus Brocadia sinica JPN1 encodes:
- a CDS encoding 2-hydroxyacid dehydrogenase: MSLNVFITRQIPEEGITLLKKFCQTVEVNPHDRSLTYNELLERVKGRDAILTMLSDRIDVRLLNEAKNLKVIANYAVGYDNIDVKAATARVIVVTNTPGVLTDSTADMAWALLFSITRRIIEGDRLTRAGKFTGWAPMMLLGGDLVGKTLGIIGAGRIGTAMAMRSRGWNMRILYTTQSSRNAVLEEMFGAKRVDLETLLKESDFISIHAPLSEKTRHLIGPHEFSLMKRTAYLINTGRGAVIDEVALVNALRNKQIAGAGLDVYEAEPKLKPGLAELDNVVLAPHLGSATVETRTKMSLMAAENIIAVLNRQKPPNCVNPEVLT, encoded by the coding sequence ATGTCATTGAACGTATTTATTACACGACAAATTCCTGAGGAAGGCATTACTTTATTAAAGAAATTTTGCCAAACGGTGGAGGTGAATCCACATGACAGATCATTGACCTACAACGAGCTTCTGGAACGGGTGAAGGGCAGGGATGCCATACTCACTATGCTTTCAGACAGGATCGATGTACGTTTACTAAATGAAGCAAAAAATCTAAAGGTTATTGCCAATTATGCCGTGGGATATGACAATATCGATGTCAAGGCCGCCACTGCAAGGGTCATTGTGGTAACTAACACCCCTGGCGTGTTAACAGACAGTACAGCTGATATGGCCTGGGCACTGCTTTTTTCCATAACCCGGAGAATTATTGAGGGCGATAGGCTCACCCGTGCCGGTAAATTTACCGGTTGGGCACCTATGATGCTGCTTGGGGGTGACCTCGTGGGAAAAACCCTGGGCATTATTGGTGCCGGCAGGATTGGAACGGCTATGGCCATGCGGTCACGGGGATGGAATATGAGGATTCTTTATACGACACAAAGTAGCAGAAATGCCGTGTTGGAAGAGATGTTCGGCGCCAAAAGGGTAGACTTAGAAACGTTACTAAAGGAGTCGGATTTTATCTCTATTCATGCCCCGCTTTCTGAAAAGACCAGACACTTGATTGGACCTCACGAATTCTCACTGATGAAGAGAACGGCTTATCTTATTAACACTGGACGGGGTGCTGTAATTGATGAAGTAGCTTTGGTAAATGCCTTAAGGAATAAACAGATTGCAGGTGCAGGATTAGACGTCTATGAGGCGGAGCCTAAATTAAAGCCGGGACTTGCAGAACTGGATAATGTCGTCCTCGCGCCTCACCTGGGCAGCGCTACTGTGGAAACGAGGACGAAAATGTCTCTCATGGCCGCAGAGAATATCATCGCCGTGTTAAACAGGCAGAAACCACCAAACTGTGTAAATCCGGAAGTACTCACCTAG
- the gatB gene encoding Asp-tRNA(Asn)/Glu-tRNA(Gln) amidotransferase subunit GatB — MEYEVVVGLETHAELATVTKLFCGCSTKFGAEPNTQVCPVCLGMPGVLPVMNKKAFEYALKAAIALNCRIDEFTNFDRKSYYYPDLPKNYQISQNYYNLGVEGYMDINVNSVISRVRIHNVHLEEEAGKLIHPEEVDADYSLVDFNRAGVPLLEIVSYPDMRNVDEVESYMQTLRKILLYTGISDCKMQEGSLRFEASISLRKKGSDKLGNRVEIKNLNSMKSVLKAIEYEAKRQSEVLDRGETVDRETRLWDEVSEKSARMRSKEEAQDYRYFPEPDLLPVLIDEKWLSAIKVSIPELPLERKQRFMEVFKLSDYDASVLTEDKVLADFFDECVKIMDRPKAFCNWIINDLLREVKDRKLDIDNLPIKAKQLAGLVEIIEKGAISSTIAKEVFSEMIQTGKGPQTIIEEKKLAQISDEGLIEAVITKVISGNPDAIEDYKKGKKNALTFLVGQVMKETKGKANPKIVNEMLVKKVGI; from the coding sequence ATGGAATACGAAGTTGTTGTCGGTTTAGAAACTCATGCAGAATTGGCGACCGTAACGAAATTATTTTGTGGATGTAGCACAAAATTTGGTGCTGAGCCAAATACGCAAGTCTGTCCTGTATGCCTTGGCATGCCAGGAGTTTTACCTGTAATGAACAAAAAGGCTTTTGAATATGCATTGAAGGCTGCCATTGCTCTCAATTGTAGGATTGATGAGTTCACGAATTTCGACCGAAAAAGTTATTACTACCCCGATCTACCCAAGAACTACCAGATTTCCCAAAATTATTATAATTTAGGCGTTGAAGGGTATATGGATATCAACGTAAATAGCGTCATAAGCAGGGTTCGTATCCACAACGTTCATCTGGAAGAAGAGGCAGGGAAACTCATCCATCCCGAAGAAGTTGATGCAGATTACAGTCTCGTTGATTTTAACAGGGCGGGTGTCCCACTCCTTGAGATCGTATCGTATCCGGACATGAGAAATGTGGACGAGGTGGAAAGCTACATGCAAACCTTGCGAAAGATACTTTTATATACAGGAATTTCAGATTGTAAGATGCAGGAGGGGTCTCTTCGGTTTGAAGCAAGTATTTCGCTCAGGAAGAAAGGCTCTGATAAACTGGGCAACAGGGTAGAAATAAAGAATCTTAATTCGATGAAGTCTGTTTTGAAGGCTATTGAATATGAGGCAAAGAGACAGTCTGAGGTATTAGACCGGGGAGAGACAGTTGACAGGGAAACGAGGTTGTGGGATGAAGTAAGCGAAAAGAGTGCCCGTATGCGCTCAAAAGAAGAGGCGCAGGATTATCGATATTTTCCTGAACCTGACCTTTTGCCCGTTTTGATTGATGAAAAATGGCTGTCTGCGATAAAGGTCTCAATACCTGAGCTTCCTCTGGAAAGAAAACAACGGTTTATGGAGGTGTTTAAACTTTCTGATTACGATGCCAGTGTCCTTACCGAAGATAAGGTGCTTGCAGATTTTTTTGATGAATGCGTAAAGATAATGGATCGTCCAAAGGCCTTCTGTAATTGGATAATCAATGATCTTTTGAGGGAAGTAAAGGACAGAAAATTAGATATCGATAATTTACCGATCAAAGCCAAACAATTAGCTGGCCTGGTTGAAATAATTGAAAAAGGTGCCATCAGCAGTACCATTGCAAAAGAAGTATTTTCTGAGATGATTCAAACAGGAAAAGGACCTCAAACAATTATTGAAGAGAAAAAATTGGCACAGATCAGTGATGAAGGGTTGATTGAAGCAGTAATAACGAAGGTTATATCAGGCAACCCGGATGCGATAGAGGATTACAAAAAAGGGAAAAAGAATGCCCTCACCTTTTTAGTAGGGCAGGTCATGAAAGAGACGAAAGGCAAGGCCAATCCAAAAATAGTGAATGAGATGTTAGTGAAAAAAGTTGGTATATAA
- a CDS encoding outer membrane protein assembly factor BamC — protein sequence MASVSEYFDSDKNAVWDAVLLSAEGIPIEIKDKENGFLKTQWVKGWSTKKASGLVLEGRWQERYRLLVKVTEGQHKTYVSINTQIEEKAPGGSQAYRWNRIVSDGTIEQEFLKKLENILNNQ from the coding sequence ATGGCATCTGTTTCCGAATATTTCGATAGCGATAAGAATGCTGTATGGGATGCAGTACTCCTGTCGGCTGAAGGAATTCCGATTGAGATCAAAGATAAGGAAAACGGTTTTTTAAAGACCCAATGGGTTAAAGGTTGGTCGACAAAAAAGGCTTCGGGGTTAGTCCTGGAGGGGAGATGGCAAGAACGTTATCGTCTATTAGTGAAAGTAACCGAAGGACAGCATAAAACCTATGTTTCCATAAATACCCAGATCGAAGAAAAGGCACCTGGGGGTAGTCAGGCGTACCGGTGGAATCGTATTGTATCGGATGGTACTATAGAACAGGAATTTTTGAAAAAACTGGAAAACATCCTCAATAACCAATGA
- the gatA gene encoding Asp-tRNA(Asn)/Glu-tRNA(Gln) amidotransferase subunit GatA: protein MRLFEPTALQIKTKILSKEVRASEFIDQLFGRIKNVEPSIQAYITINEEEAFKKAIEIDKKIENAEKVGLLAGIPVAVKDNICTRNLYTTCASEILKKFIPPYDAFVVNRLKKEDAIIIGKTNLDEFAMGSSTENSRYKVTRNPWNLEYVPGGSSGGSAAAVAADLSLIALGSETGGSVRQPAALCGVVGVKPTYGRVSRYGLVAFGSSLDQVGTVTKDVGDAALILQVIAGYDLHDSTSANVPVPDYLNGIDSGINGLRIGIPKEYFAAGLNADVLKALKDALKVYEHLGAKIIDISLPHTEYAVAVYYIVANAEASSNLARYDGVRYGYRASRSNGIIDMYCRTRSEGFGNEVKRRIMLGNYALSSGYYDAYYLKASKVRNLIKQDFDVAFEKVDCIICPTSPAPAFKIGERANNPLEMYLSDIYTIPANLAGIPGISIPCGFSKEVLPIGMQILAKHFEEKKLLQIAYAFEQETDFHLKKPVLKVSSV from the coding sequence TTGAGACTATTTGAACCCACCGCACTTCAAATAAAAACAAAAATCTTATCAAAAGAAGTACGAGCATCTGAGTTTATCGACCAGCTTTTTGGACGGATCAAAAATGTTGAACCAAGCATTCAGGCTTACATAACGATAAACGAAGAAGAAGCCTTTAAAAAAGCAATAGAAATTGATAAAAAAATTGAAAATGCCGAAAAGGTTGGCCTGCTTGCAGGTATCCCGGTAGCCGTTAAAGATAACATCTGCACCAGGAATTTATATACCACCTGTGCCTCAGAAATACTTAAGAAGTTCATTCCACCTTATGACGCCTTTGTTGTTAACCGTCTAAAAAAAGAAGATGCCATAATAATTGGTAAGACAAATTTAGACGAATTTGCAATGGGGTCATCTACAGAAAATTCTCGTTACAAAGTAACACGTAATCCCTGGAATCTTGAATATGTCCCTGGTGGCTCTAGCGGGGGTTCAGCCGCTGCCGTAGCTGCTGACCTTTCATTAATTGCCTTGGGATCTGAAACAGGCGGTTCTGTCAGACAGCCTGCGGCACTTTGTGGTGTCGTTGGTGTAAAGCCAACATATGGCCGGGTATCGCGGTATGGTCTTGTGGCCTTTGGATCTTCTCTCGATCAGGTCGGTACAGTAACAAAAGATGTGGGCGATGCGGCTCTTATATTGCAAGTAATCGCAGGTTATGATTTGCACGACTCTACATCCGCAAATGTACCCGTTCCTGATTATTTAAATGGAATTGATTCTGGTATTAATGGTTTACGCATCGGCATTCCAAAAGAATACTTTGCTGCTGGTTTAAACGCAGACGTCCTTAAAGCACTTAAGGATGCTTTGAAAGTATATGAACATCTTGGTGCAAAAATTATTGATATATCTTTGCCGCATACAGAATATGCCGTTGCAGTTTATTATATTGTCGCAAACGCTGAGGCAAGCTCAAATTTAGCACGTTACGATGGTGTTCGATATGGATACAGAGCGTCCAGATCAAATGGAATTATTGACATGTATTGCCGTACCAGGTCTGAAGGATTTGGCAATGAAGTCAAACGACGTATCATGCTAGGAAACTATGCATTGAGTTCCGGCTATTATGATGCTTATTATTTAAAAGCATCTAAGGTCAGGAATTTAATAAAACAGGATTTCGATGTTGCCTTTGAAAAGGTTGATTGCATCATTTGTCCTACCTCTCCTGCGCCTGCCTTCAAAATAGGGGAGCGTGCTAATAATCCATTAGAAATGTATCTTTCCGATATCTATACCATTCCGGCAAATCTTGCCGGCATTCCAGGTATCTCTATCCCTTGTGGGTTTTCAAAAGAAGTTTTACCTATTGGAATGCAAATTCTTGCAAAACATTTTGAAGAGAAAAAATTATTACAAATCGCATATGCTTTTGAGCAGGAGACTGATTTCCATTTAAAGAAACCCGTATTGAAGGTTTCTTCAGTGTAA
- a CDS encoding family 16 glycoside hydrolase: MKKLFVTLVVCLSSSLISGYAHAQQGQKLTTSEILGERREYYFDDNKVDELPVGFQSAFTGKGESERWIVKKIEHAPSADNVVVQTKLNDTDYRFPLLILDGVSYKDFMVFVKFRAVSGKTDQAGGLVFRYKDNNNYYVLRANALENNVRLYTVINGNRRQIAEKNTKVTSNEWHLLKVICKADKIQCFFNNTKVFEVSDDTFDSGSVGLWTKSDSYTFFDDMVMQEMK, encoded by the coding sequence ATGAAAAAATTATTTGTGACGTTAGTCGTTTGTCTGTCGAGTTCATTAATTTCCGGTTATGCCCATGCGCAGCAGGGGCAAAAGCTTACAACATCTGAAATCCTCGGGGAAAGAAGGGAATATTATTTTGATGATAATAAAGTCGATGAATTGCCCGTAGGGTTTCAAAGCGCCTTTACAGGGAAAGGAGAATCAGAACGCTGGATAGTTAAGAAGATTGAACATGCTCCTTCGGCAGACAATGTGGTTGTACAGACAAAACTGAATGATACGGACTATCGTTTTCCACTCCTGATACTGGACGGGGTGTCGTATAAAGATTTCATGGTATTTGTAAAATTTAGGGCTGTCAGCGGGAAGACCGACCAGGCCGGCGGGCTGGTCTTCAGATATAAAGATAATAATAACTATTACGTGCTCAGGGCCAATGCCTTAGAAAATAATGTTCGGTTATATACCGTAATTAATGGAAACCGGAGACAGATTGCAGAGAAAAATACAAAGGTAACATCAAATGAGTGGCACTTACTCAAGGTCATTTGCAAGGCAGACAAGATTCAATGTTTTTTTAATAATACAAAGGTGTTTGAAGTGTCGGACGATACTTTTGATAGCGGGAGTGTAGGACTTTGGACAAAATCGGATTCTTACACCTTTTTTGATGACATGGTGATGCAGGAAATGAAATAG
- a CDS encoding FAD:protein FMN transferase, whose translation MMTKRLFFILTILSSVSVILVTFIPRTAKSQAEIEPSENFQIQTYLTEEQAIALVFPECDEIVTDEFVMTSEEKGNLEKLLARRLYEDGFKVYIGKKKDVIQGYAIITEEIGKFHPFTFIVGVTSNGKINNVAVLVYRESRGGEIARKRFLYQFIGKSLKNPIRINKDIINVTGATMSVQYMCAGVKKVLAVINEYYLSEKRSVNNIKLATGYTVTPEEVNAQKARQNQEQNKKTNSSSEELSSDIKLLKQTRMIMGTFAEVSVYSRDEKTAGKAIEEALDEMERMDRIMSNYKNNTELSQLNRKAAKSPFPCQRELLDVIEQSQYYSELSDGAFDITIAPIVALWGFFNEKGHIPSDKEIERLLPAISYKNIVIQKNNDPKKPSTVFLKNTKTQIDLGAIGKGYAVDKALEIIKKFGVSNACINLGGNIYVLGTPADKTAWKIGIQHPRDKNEILGYLELKDEATATSGDYERFFEINGKRYSHIIDPRTGRPISGTIAVTIVAPTGTKVDALSTSIFVLGPEKGLKLIKNMPDANAMIAYEGKDGKLMIDMTRGFSDKFKKTHVEGEDNVGWHVVASNQ comes from the coding sequence ATGATGACAAAACGTTTATTTTTCATACTCACAATACTTTCTTCTGTATCAGTTATCCTAGTCACATTCATTCCGAGAACGGCAAAGTCTCAAGCAGAGATAGAACCGTCTGAAAATTTCCAAATACAGACTTATCTCACAGAAGAACAAGCAATTGCCCTTGTCTTTCCTGAATGTGATGAAATTGTAACTGATGAATTTGTAATGACTTCAGAAGAAAAAGGCAACCTAGAAAAACTTCTTGCCAGAAGACTTTATGAAGATGGATTCAAGGTTTATATTGGAAAAAAGAAAGATGTTATCCAGGGATATGCAATTATTACGGAGGAGATTGGAAAGTTTCACCCATTTACTTTCATTGTTGGTGTAACCTCGAATGGAAAAATTAATAATGTAGCCGTCCTTGTTTACCGTGAAAGTCGTGGTGGAGAGATTGCCAGAAAACGTTTTCTTTATCAATTTATCGGCAAATCTCTCAAAAATCCGATCCGTATAAATAAGGATATAATCAATGTCACAGGGGCCACCATGTCCGTGCAGTATATGTGCGCCGGAGTAAAAAAGGTTCTTGCCGTCATTAATGAATATTACCTCAGCGAGAAAAGAAGTGTAAATAATATTAAACTAGCAACCGGATATACGGTGACACCCGAAGAGGTCAATGCCCAAAAAGCACGCCAAAACCAGGAGCAAAATAAAAAAACGAACAGTAGTTCCGAAGAGTTATCGTCTGACATAAAACTATTGAAACAAACTCGCATGATCATGGGCACCTTTGCCGAGGTATCAGTATATTCACGTGATGAGAAAACTGCCGGTAAGGCCATTGAAGAAGCGTTGGATGAAATGGAACGCATGGACCGCATTATGAGTAACTATAAAAATAATACTGAGCTTTCCCAATTAAACAGAAAGGCGGCAAAATCGCCTTTTCCCTGCCAAAGAGAACTTCTCGACGTGATTGAACAATCACAATATTACAGCGAACTAAGTGATGGCGCCTTTGATATTACTATCGCGCCGATCGTTGCTTTATGGGGATTTTTTAACGAAAAAGGGCATATCCCCTCCGACAAAGAAATAGAAAGGCTTTTACCGGCAATCTCTTACAAGAATATTGTAATACAAAAGAATAACGACCCTAAAAAACCAAGCACTGTCTTTTTAAAAAACACGAAGACTCAAATTGATTTAGGAGCAATTGGAAAAGGGTATGCCGTAGACAAGGCATTGGAAATCATAAAAAAATTTGGCGTAAGCAATGCCTGTATTAATCTTGGTGGAAATATTTATGTACTCGGTACACCTGCGGATAAAACTGCATGGAAGATTGGCATACAACACCCGCGGGACAAAAATGAGATCCTGGGTTATCTGGAACTGAAAGATGAAGCAACGGCCACATCGGGAGATTACGAACGTTTCTTTGAAATAAACGGAAAACGGTACTCCCACATCATAGATCCTAGGACAGGAAGACCGATAAGTGGTACAATTGCAGTAACAATAGTAGCCCCTACAGGTACGAAAGTTGATGCACTATCAACCAGTATCTTCGTCTTAGGTCCCGAAAAAGGCTTGAAGCTTATCAAGAATATGCCTGATGCTAATGCCATGATTGCATATGAGGGAAAGGATGGAAAACTCATGATTGATATGACAAGGGGTTTCTCAGATAAATTCAAAAAAACCCATGTTGAAGGAGAAGACAATGTCGGGTGGCATGTGGTCGCTTCCAATCAGTAA
- a CDS encoding chromate resistance protein ChrB domain-containing protein → MSYSLRQNSLAGIARPQERFERYTPEIVHDIDLKDSKYGRKEMEGIEQIIRGLKQRQKDDNKLLEKGMEIFDALYQYYTSI, encoded by the coding sequence ATGTCTTACTCCTTACGACAAAACTCATTGGCGGGCATAGCCCGTCCACAGGAGCGCTTTGAGCGGTACACGCCTGAAATTGTACATGATATCGATTTAAAGGACAGTAAATATGGAAGGAAAGAGATGGAAGGAATAGAGCAAATTATCAGGGGATTGAAACAACGACAAAAAGACGACAACAAATTACTCGAAAAAGGGATGGAAATATTTGACGCACTGTATCAGTATTATACATCTATATAG
- the rpmB gene encoding 50S ribosomal protein L28 has translation MSQVCLICGKRTQVGNQIERRGLAKWKGGVGRKITGKTKRKFKINLQRVRAKIGGTIKKIRVCTRCIGAGKVTKAL, from the coding sequence ATGTCGCAGGTATGTCTAATATGTGGTAAAAGAACACAGGTTGGAAATCAGATTGAACGAAGAGGGTTGGCTAAGTGGAAGGGTGGAGTTGGGAGAAAGATTACTGGTAAAACCAAAAGAAAATTTAAAATAAATTTGCAACGGGTAAGAGCGAAAATAGGTGGTACCATCAAAAAGATTAGAGTTTGCACCCGATGTATCGGTGCCGGTAAAGTGACAAAAGCCCTTTAA
- a CDS encoding acetyl-CoA carboxylase carboxyltransferase subunit alpha codes for MSEKTVTELENLILEIEHRIEDLENASLKDNFDRSAEVKYLREKRERLQTRLCSKLTPYDIVKIARHPLRPLAADYVNMMMDDFVELHGDKRFGDDKAIICGLGSIGRERILFVGQQKGKSTKERIACNFGMPNPEGYRKALQKMKLAEKFHLPIVTLIDTPGANPDIGAEERGQAHAIAENIYEMCRLKTPIINVVIGEGGSGGALGIGIGDKFAILEYAYYSVISPEGCAAILWKNAENAPESARSLQLTAKDLLNFGIADEIVPEPLGAAHKGPKEMAGILKARLLSYLEELKGIPVISLVESRYERYRKMGEYLEE; via the coding sequence TTGTCTGAAAAAACTGTAACAGAGCTAGAAAATTTGATATTAGAGATTGAGCATCGTATCGAAGATTTGGAAAATGCCTCCCTAAAGGATAACTTTGATAGGAGTGCGGAGGTAAAATATCTGAGAGAAAAACGAGAGAGGCTTCAAACGCGGTTGTGCTCTAAATTAACTCCATATGATATTGTCAAAATAGCACGGCATCCCTTGCGCCCCCTCGCGGCTGATTATGTGAATATGATGATGGATGATTTTGTTGAACTTCATGGAGATAAGCGTTTTGGGGATGATAAAGCGATTATTTGTGGATTAGGAAGCATTGGGCGAGAAAGGATCTTGTTTGTTGGACAACAGAAGGGAAAGAGTACAAAAGAGCGTATTGCATGTAATTTTGGGATGCCGAATCCTGAAGGATACAGAAAGGCATTGCAAAAAATGAAACTTGCAGAGAAGTTCCATTTGCCCATTGTAACGTTGATAGATACTCCAGGCGCTAATCCAGACATAGGAGCTGAAGAAAGGGGACAGGCACATGCAATTGCAGAGAATATTTATGAGATGTGTCGATTGAAAACACCAATTATTAACGTGGTCATAGGGGAAGGTGGCAGTGGTGGCGCATTGGGTATAGGTATAGGTGATAAATTTGCAATTTTGGAATATGCATATTACTCAGTCATTTCGCCCGAGGGTTGTGCCGCGATATTGTGGAAAAATGCTGAAAATGCACCAGAGTCTGCCAGGTCTTTGCAGTTAACAGCAAAAGATTTGTTAAATTTTGGAATAGCGGATGAAATTGTTCCAGAACCTCTTGGTGCTGCGCATAAGGGTCCTAAAGAAATGGCTGGCATACTTAAAGCGCGTTTACTTAGTTATTTAGAAGAACTAAAAGGTATTCCTGTTATCAGTCTTGTAGAAAGTAGATATGAAAGATATAGGAAAATGGGCGAATATTTAGAAGAGTAA
- a CDS encoding flavin reductase family protein — translation MVKKSFPLLKVYGLLEPGPVVMVTTTSKERANIMTMSWHMMIDFEPPIVGCVISNRNYTFDILKATRECVINIPTVELAEKVVGCGNTSGRKVDKFKTFELTQTSASCIKAPLIDECYANLECKVFDGKMVAKYNIFILEVLKAWIDPANKDPRTIHHRGRGAFMVAGETIKLPSLMK, via the coding sequence ATAGTGAAAAAATCGTTTCCCTTACTCAAGGTCTATGGTCTGCTCGAACCTGGACCAGTGGTGATGGTCACAACCACCAGCAAGGAGCGGGCAAACATTATGACCATGTCGTGGCACATGATGATAGATTTCGAGCCGCCGATCGTAGGTTGCGTGATTAGCAATCGAAATTACACGTTCGACATCCTGAAAGCAACCAGGGAATGCGTAATCAACATCCCGACGGTGGAGTTGGCTGAAAAGGTGGTGGGCTGCGGGAATACCTCCGGACGTAAGGTCGACAAGTTCAAAACCTTTGAGCTCACGCAGACGTCAGCCTCGTGCATCAAGGCACCGCTCATCGACGAATGCTATGCGAATCTCGAATGCAAGGTCTTCGATGGGAAGATGGTAGCCAAATACAACATCTTCATCCTCGAGGTACTCAAAGCGTGGATCGACCCCGCGAACAAAGACCCACGTACGATCCATCATCGCGGGAGAGGCGCTTTCATGGTAGCCGGAGAAACGATCAAGTTGCCTTCCTTAATGAAATAG
- a CDS encoding transposase, producing the protein MPDYHLLHVIEYSLRSKPDTRDISHRENLTIDGRKVLKTLLTVNKRLNTAYVLKQLWDYTSEAWARKFFDNWKTSLKWQRLKPYEKFAKLVERHWDGIAAFCKLENKVLLGFVEGLNNKIRVIQRRSYGLRDEEYLRLKILTCMLPDI; encoded by the coding sequence GTGCCTGACTATCACCTGTTGCATGTCATTGAATATAGCCTACGATCAAAACCGGATACAAGGGATATCTCTCATCGTGAGAACCTTACGATAGACGGGAGAAAGGTATTAAAGACGCTTCTGACTGTTAACAAACGACTGAACACAGCATACGTTCTCAAACAGTTATGGGACTATACCTCAGAGGCCTGGGCTAGAAAGTTTTTTGATAACTGGAAGACCTCGTTAAAATGGCAACGGCTTAAACCCTATGAGAAGTTTGCAAAACTGGTCGAACGCCACTGGGATGGCATTGCCGCCTTCTGCAAACTAGAAAATAAGGTTTTGCTCGGATTTGTCGAAGGACTAAATAACAAAATCAGAGTCATTCAACGCCGGTCTTATGGCCTACGAGACGAAGAGTATCTTCGTCTCAAAATATTGACCTGTATGCTGCCTGATATCTAA
- the gatC gene encoding Asp-tRNA(Asn)/Glu-tRNA(Gln) amidotransferase subunit GatC has translation MKIDKKDIEYIASLSRIELSDLEKGVFVHQLNNILSYIEKLNELNTENVKPMAHPMNASNVFREDRLEPSIPSSNALLNAPAVKGVFFKVPKVIE, from the coding sequence ATGAAAATAGATAAAAAAGACATTGAATATATAGCCTCACTTTCCAGAATAGAACTTTCTGACCTTGAAAAGGGCGTGTTCGTTCACCAACTCAACAATATTCTGTCGTATATAGAAAAGCTTAACGAGTTAAATACTGAAAACGTTAAACCGATGGCCCACCCGATGAATGCTTCTAATGTGTTTAGAGAGGACAGATTAGAGCCCTCAATTCCTTCATCAAACGCATTACTCAATGCCCCTGCAGTAAAAGGTGTTTTTTTTAAAGTACCTAAGGTAATTGAATAA
- a CDS encoding Uma2 family endonuclease encodes MGLPSVKKSDQKYTWDDYLTWPEHERWEIIDGVAYNMTPAPSVRHQIVAGKFFSRLEQKLANKTCKPFIVPVDVILSEYNIVQPDVFVVCDKNKIAEANIKGSPDLVVEVLSPATALMDLREKKRLYEKFAVKEYIVIDPLEEYVERFCLGADGTYNKGEVFGSQEVLQFKSVEGTEVNLWEIFEVKKV; translated from the coding sequence ATGGGACTTCCTTCAGTAAAAAAGAGTGATCAGAAATATACATGGGATGACTATCTTACGTGGCCAGAGCATGAAAGATGGGAGATTATTGATGGTGTAGCTTACAATATGACTCCGGCTCCATCGGTAAGGCATCAGATTGTAGCTGGTAAATTTTTCAGCCGACTGGAACAAAAGCTAGCGAACAAAACATGCAAACCATTTATAGTCCCAGTTGATGTAATTCTTTCCGAATATAATATCGTCCAGCCTGATGTATTTGTTGTTTGTGATAAGAATAAGATTGCTGAAGCCAATATAAAGGGATCTCCTGATCTTGTTGTGGAAGTCCTTTCACCTGCAACTGCTCTCATGGATTTGAGAGAAAAGAAACGTCTTTATGAAAAATTTGCTGTAAAGGAATATATTGTCATCGATCCCCTTGAGGAATATGTGGAGAGGTTTTGTTTAGGTGCAGATGGGACTTATAATAAGGGAGAGGTGTTTGGTTCTCAGGAGGTCTTACAGTTCAAGTCGGTTGAGGGAACTGAAGTAAATCTCTGGGAAATTTTCGAAGTTAAGAAAGTGTGA
- a CDS encoding Fur family transcriptional regulator codes for MLSEEDKFKEYLESKNLKFTPERQAILSRVFANPKHFEADELLVDLRLNKLRISKATIYRTLSLLVKSGLLREVIFGERHAHYEQVYGNEHHDHLVCNNCGKIIEFIEYRIEKLQDEVCRKNKFEPESHRLQIQGLCEDCTKKDDNKIKKK; via the coding sequence ATGCTCTCAGAAGAGGATAAATTTAAAGAATATCTTGAATCAAAAAATTTGAAATTTACACCTGAAAGGCAAGCAATACTTAGCAGGGTGTTTGCAAATCCTAAGCATTTTGAAGCAGATGAATTACTGGTTGATCTCAGGCTAAATAAGTTGCGAATTTCTAAGGCTACGATTTATCGCACGCTATCGTTGCTTGTGAAAAGTGGTTTGTTAAGAGAAGTTATCTTTGGTGAAAGACATGCACACTATGAACAGGTATATGGAAATGAGCATCACGATCATTTGGTTTGTAACAACTGTGGAAAAATCATTGAATTTATTGAATATAGAATAGAAAAACTTCAAGATGAAGTTTGTAGAAAGAACAAATTTGAACCGGAATCTCATCGTTTACAGATACAAGGGCTATGTGAAGATTGTACTAAAAAAGACGATAATAAAATAAAAAAGAAATAA